In Haliotis asinina isolate JCU_RB_2024 chromosome 11, JCU_Hal_asi_v2, whole genome shotgun sequence, the genomic stretch TGGCATGGACTTttttggtggtgtgtggtgttttTCTCCCAAGTGTTGCTGATATATGGCGTGGTCGTCATGAGCATGGTTCAGTTGGCATTggatcacggtgagaaacagtTGTGGACAGCGTTGTTGGCCAGTTCGTTGGGATACTTGCTCCCACAACCCACGTTGGTATCATCGTCGCCGTCATCGttgacttcttcttcttcttctgctcCTGCTGCCGCCACCGCATCTTCGACTCCCTCCGTGTCCAGTCTGGTTCCCTAAGCGCAAGGATGGCCATGTCCTTGTTTTCCTCCAAGCGGGACTTTTACGTCACCTTACCCAGCGATGCGTCCATGGATGTTCATCCCGACAACAAGGTGAACCATTACGAAGTCAAACTCCCCTTTCCCATTCAAGTGAATCGCCAAGAGTGGGAAGTGGGCGTCAGTGAACTTCATTTTCCCATGACGTGGTACAACGTGTCGTACCCCTTCAACTGGTTTGTGCTTCGCATCAACTTGGAACGGTTGACCAGGATTTACAGTTCAGGAGCACCGGATGCGACCGTGACCAAAGAGACCTCAGGCATCATCCGAGCCGTCAGCGAAAAGGTGATCATTCCCGAAGGCGTGTATTCCGCTCGAGAACTGGTCCAGAGACTGAACATCCTGCTTCAGCGTGCCTGTGCACGATTGTTGGAAAAGCATACAGCTAATGTGTACCAGGCGGATGCCAGAGGTCGTTACACCGTCACCGTGAACTACCCCAAAGAAGAACTCCGATTTGAAATGCGCGGCCCAACGCACGTCAACTTTTATGCTCCCACACCGAAAGACATGTGCAGGGCCATCACGGGTTCTTCCTGCAAAACAGCCTCCCAACCAGACCACGATGCCATCAGGTCTGCCTACACCACGCAATTGGTGTTGCCTGTTTCCTTGGTACGCATGCTCGGATTCATGCAACTCCCCGTGGTCGACGAAGCAGAGGAAATAAGTCAAGTCTCCACTTACCCTGtccaagtgagtgtgtttgaccGTCCTCTTGTGGTGGGGGAACAGGAAGCCGACCATCTGGCTGGCTTTGATATGGTGTACGTCTACTCGGATGTGGTAGAAGATCAAATCGTTGGGGATACCATGGCTCCCTTACTGATGTATGTTCCCGTATCTCGTCGAATGATGGAAGACAGCGTCGTGATGAAAACTCCCCAGCATGTACGCTACATGGGATTGCGTCAGGGAACCACGGATGCCATTCAAATCTATTTAATGGATGACATAGGACAACCCGTGCCATTCCAGAGTGGGAAGACCATCGTGACACTCCATTTCCGTCCCCGTCGTCTGGGCATGTACTGACATGGTAGGACATCAGTGTATCCGACACCGGTGCAGCACCGGCTTGGGTGGCCTACAACAACAAGGACGAGGTTTAGCCGCGTACCGAGGTCGCATTCATCAACGCGGGAGAGGTCTCGGAAACATCTTGGGAAGCTTGGGCCGTTCAGCCCTCTCCATGCTGAAGACGGTGGGAAAATCGGCTCTCAAAACCAGTGTGAAGATGCTGCCAGGCTTAGTGCAAGATATTCGTTCTGGACGTCGTAGTGTACGGGACAGTTTGAAACATCATGGAAAACAGGCCTTACTGACCACCTTGCAGTCACAGTCATCACCGGCACACAAAAGAAAACGAAATCCGCTGTCTGGTCCcataaagaagaagaaaaagaagaagaaacaacaacaaaaacgtcAAGCTTTGTTTTGAGTCGTCATGGAACTTTGTGACATTGGACTTGACATAAAAGGATCATTCCCATGAACAAGGGTCAGTTCAACACCAGACACGAACCTGTGAAGACCTGTTGGGCAGACCTGTTGGGCAGACCTGTTGGGCAGACCTGTCAAGATGATGCGCCGGGATGCTTGTGAATGTGCCAAGTCACAGTTGGATCTCTTTTCGGTTCCCCCTGTGGTGACGTCAGTTCAAGAGGGTCAGTGGGTTCGATACAGTCCACTGGCACCCCCTTCGGTGGCGGGTCCCCTCCAGTTTAACATTGCCAACCCTGTGAATGCGTACATCGATTTGAATCAGTGTTACCTTCGCATCTGCCTCAAAATCAAGAATACCGATGGCACGGATGCCACTCATGATGGGGATGACCGACTCGTCATGTCCACGGTGAACAACATGATGCATTCCCTCTTTCGAGAAGTGCGtgtgcaagtgggacacaaCCAGTTGGAAATCACCCCCTCCATGGGAACCTATCCCTACCGAGCCTATTTGGAAACGTTACTGAGTTATGGGAAGGCAGCCAAAGGGACGCATCTCCAGTGCCCAGGATGGTATACCGATGAAGCTGGAAAAATGGATGACTTCAATGCCGTCGCTCAGAATGTCAATGCAGGACTCGTCGCACGACGGCGGGTCATTTTACCCACCCGAGAAGTGGAACTGACAGGACGTCTCCACTGTGACCTGTTTCTCCAAGACCGGTACCTGATGGATGGCGTCCCCATGAAACTAGAACTGATTCGGAGCCCGAGTGATTTCTACTTGATGAGTGCTGGAGATGTGGAATGTCGATTTGAACTGACCAAAGCCGAGTTTTACGTACGCCAAGTCAACATCGATCCTGCCATACGGGAACAGCACGTGAAACACATGTCACCAGGAGTCACGGCCAAATATCCTTTGACCCGAGTCCAAGTCACGGCTCACGACATTCCAGGAGGAGGGCGCGATTTCCACAAAGATCAACTGGTGGGAGGACAACTGCCCAAACGCGTGGTGTTGGGACTGGTGGACAACGATGCTTTTGCCAGTAGCAAGGAAAAGAACCCCTTCCATTTCAAACACAACAACGTGACCAGTCTCAAACTGAAACTCAATGGCCAGGAAGTGCATGGCACAGAAATCAAAAGTGACTTTCAGAACAACAGTGGTTCGCTCAAACAGTTGTACATGAACCTGTTTCGCAACACGGGACACCTGTGGCAAGAACATCCCTGCAACCTCACCCTAGACGAGTTCAGGAACGCATTCACCCTGTGGGTGGTGGATTTGACGGCAGATCTGGGAGCAGACGAAGGTCATAACTACCCACGACACACGGGCAAGTTGGGACTCGAACTCCAGTTTGCAGAACCCTTACCGCGTCCGGTCACACTCGTCTGCTACGAGGAATACGAAAGCGTGTTGGAAATTGATCGGTTCTGCAACGCTCTGATGGTCTAAGGATGGATGGACTGACGACCAAGGACTTGAACGCCTACGTCCAACAGGACCCCCTGCTGCGACCCCTTTACCAAGGGACTTTTGCCCGAGATCACTTTGCCATCACCGTGCTAAGTGAACGACACGGACCTTATCCTAAAGCTTACATCGTCAACACGGACCCTAGTCATCTCCCGGGACAACACTGGGTGTGCGTGTATCGTCCAGCACCGGGTGTCTTTGAGTACTTTGACAGTTATGGCGTCCCTACCCACTACTATGGACCAAGGTATTCTATAAGTGATCCCACCCAACTGCATCCAGACGTTCGGCATGTCATGGCCTACACAGGATGGCTCGCACAGCGGTGGAATGTGAATTCACTTCAACCCTGGTTCAGTAGCTCTTGCGGAATGTACTGCCTGTTTGTCCTGGCTCATCGTGCCCGTGGATGGACTTTCGACGACGTGATGGAACAGTTTGATCCCTTCAACACCCTCGTCAATGAAGAACGTGTGAAACGCTGGTTTCAACTCACACGCCTaccagacaacaacaacaacgacgtcCAGgatccacagccctgtcaaacaTGTTGTTCTTATGGTTCTGATGTTATGATGTTCTCTTCATGTTCGAGTTCCTACCGTTTGTAAACAAAAGATCAGGGACGCCCCTAATCCTGACTCTTTTGTCACCATGGTTCTTGTTAGCGGGGGAAATAAaacgttgaaaaaaaaaacaacacacatgTCTTGTTATGATTGTCATAGCATGAAAGCATTCTTTAGAGAAAGttggatggccctgaaaagggccgttTTTTTTCGTTGTGGTGATCACAACGACCACAGGGGCGGTATCATGCACTGGCACGGGTGAATGGTTATCTTGGTTTTCACGGGGCACTTGGCCCCGTGAGTCAGCCGGCGATGATAAGTATCTTTCAACACCGTGCCGCAATACACGCATTGAAAAGTCCCGCTGTAGTCATTCGTGCCCTTGCAATACACGGGCAACCCTCCCTGGCATTGGCGACACTGCCAAGCTGGCAAGTGTCGCCATGATGGAAAAGCCGGTGGTGGTGGAGGGATGGGCGCTGGCGATGGTGGGGGTGTCTCCACGGACATCAGTTCTAGATCCCAGTTTTCTTCCATGGTTGTCCGCTGTCGTCTTCCTCCTCATCTTATATAACAGAACTCAACCAATCACAAGACAACACCTCACGACCATGACGTCACGACCTCACGCGCCATGATGATGTCACGATCTCACGTGCAAGCACGACGTCACGGCTGTGACGTCGTCGAGGCTATATAAACGTGGCCATGACTAGTCACCCTCACATATCGCCGACTCCTTGTGTGTGTGACAAAGATATGGATACACGTAAAGTGAAAATGGGTCGACCAACCCCTTACCGAAGAAACTGTGGACGAAAACAGTGTCTCCGGTGCAGCCCGaagaaggaagaagaagaagaaaaagaagggaCAACGCCCCTCAttcctaccaccaccaccacaccctcACCACCACTAGAACCGACCATCAAGATTGAGGACGGTGGCGACGACGTCGACGACGGAACGACGGGAGCTGGCACGACAGcgcgaccaccaccaccaaccacCGCGAGAACAGGCACTACTGCCAAGAAAACAGCCAACACGGAAATGGTGCCATTACAAGAATTAGCAGACCAATGGCGATTCATCATGTGCCCTACCTGTCTGAAAGCCCGTCCATCCGATCGATTCGATGTCGTCCCCACAGCCAAGTTTTACGTATGTCTCTATTGTGGTGGGGGTGTCCCCAAAGGAACGCAATCCCTccacgatgacatttgtcccGGCAAATATGTTTTCCGAGGACTCCAACTCATCTGTCGATGCTGACTGTGATGCATCCACACCTcacggcccttttcagggccacccACATGCTCCCTAAAGACTGCTTGAAATACGAtgcatcccatcccatcccccATCGCCGTCGTTCCACTCACTCTTCCCTCCTCCCCCTCTCTCCCCCTCTCCCCCCCTCTCTCCCCCtctccttcccttcccttcccttcccttccctcgtCCCGTCCCGTCCCGTGCCGTGCCGTCCGTCTGccgccgccatcttgaaacacgCTTCCTTCTCACGCGAAATCGCGCGCACAAACCACCGTTGCTTAGCAACACCCCCGTTGCTAACGACCACGTCACACCCCCGTACACACCAACTCATGACGTCATCCTAGAACAATCCAATGACGTCACACCCCGTACACACCAACTCATGACGTCATCCGAGAACAATCGCATGACGTCACCATGCGGGTCACGTGACCGGAAgtgccgccatcttgaaaacGACGCCAGGGTGACACTGTACACTActgccagtttactgtatcagtcgaaatcttacaatgaatgaatgaatgaagagcaaaaagtatatgtaaatgaatgaaagaaatgataaaggaaagaagtgcatatgtgaatgaatgagaaaggaataagaaaagaaagaggtacatatgtgaatgaatgaaagaataaaaacatgctaaagaacgcaaaagtatcgttagatcacatgtgttaacatcagcttgttattgtctccctggtcagacgtaacaattgtcagacaggttaaaacaacaaactatctggttgactgcacagctgcctgttgacgtagtatacccacatcacctacttttcctgcgtaaccttcatctacatcaccatccttaatatattgagcagagagcacagaaggccctatagctgtaaccactgaaccgtggcgtctctcttctcccaagttcccaagtgggggtgtccttttctacctattccattaatctttaaaacatctaacaagctcaacgcatgcatttttttactcaaatgtgatgttatacatatcataagaatattttttatgtattattcagttgatgaattattatttcatggtacatatatgtacaatattttgcttcgattctgtaactacccacattatgacattgagaccattctgatttatcgagtaaaatacaattgtatagttttgagtttgaatcttggcatattttaccggtttgccacttttgcactctgcccttttaaagggggcgtgcatattttggtggtttttagtattccatctattcatttggatttattaatttatttgtttttgttttgttttgttttgttttttactgctagtgggtCTGTTAGTCttctttgataactgtaaatttattctgacgtttgacgagcggaacatgaagtgttgttatcatgtatgttatgtaattatattattggtttGGAGCGGcagtgatatgtatgtttatgcttgccaatccagtcccgattacttgacggagattagtttaaactatagattaacgtatccatactattaatgtgtaatcattatatcgggctatgaggaatacgtaatgtaatcaagattgactttgcgttttcttttctattttttaaataaattttcactatttttgctacactcgaaaagatttactttggctttcgtggttgtggtctctaagtattttagaaattatgtcgTTGAGACAACTAGAACTGTTGAtatgcagtctttcaaaattcattttcacgagatatattctccctttttaccagttctcaaaatgaacctATAAtcgtttacacaaaggtatcttcccgtaaaacaAGTAGGACGAAAAGTGAagtatagcagcgcatttgtcataactgaagttgttaaaatgatcctgaaaaatgttattttcaacattcaccttgcaagcaattttgtcaagaaactaaataactcattactaatggaaggagtgaactgaaagcccattttattaactgaagacactgattgaactcgctaacatcgattcacttacattctggtacacgtgtcttatttcgtttcctgaggacacacattttactttttttatatagaaaatccgtgtctaatcccatacaacaacaccgttgtcactacaccaaacgattttgacctcgacctaaaacaaaggtttaacttacagtactacctgtaagatatccctttcttgataacgagtttaacagctacgccgaaatactgcttaccttataagaagttgtatatccatagaactttcgtgtgctttttccaaatgatcatgacctgaacagatattactttgtcaaagacttcatgagtgattttcaagttctaatccacacacagatttccactttttcatcattttgacttttatctcagtttgttgagtatctcagcataactcgcaaagacaatggaaactgagcggaacgatgacgctttctgtttcttccgcgttcacttacgtaatttccgcaaagcgcctacgacaatttgcgccgaaaaagtcatgtctcgtccgctggtttgtttattggagtaaaacagctgccgctttcaagtgtattttacttgtcatatacaaaattcatccatggatcacattaggtcattaggggacaccagctttgaaatgaacaggtgttcgtgagtgtatatggatgaaaaagactgattgcgcaagacgcgcagccaaatatctcacattcaaaggaaatctcgaattgattgttttataaggcgtcgagctgaccagttggttttggtgttgtgtataatcctcctttgcaagaactttgtcaagcatacctgctttgtccttttgcaagacctgcacatattagtgtttgaaagacattgacatttatgtgcatgtgctctggaaaacattgtccggcacgatattccttccaatttagttattgtgtgcatgctgcatttcaattttggaaatgtgcttgaaacatattttgattctcaaagaatgtagttcgtttagcaagtaaaatattgctttgataaacacttcaccagtactatacaatattacagaatacacaaaaccggatacacaaaaacgacaaataatagcattgtgattaggggtatatggggttataggagtccctttttatccaccgacACAAgccctacacgccctggtggggtgtggattcgggggagggggtaacggaggagatgaccaagacacacgtactccatacgctatcatggtcttccttactgcttgaagatcgaccttttctcactgtggtctatgatgacttc encodes the following:
- the LOC137255556 gene encoding uncharacterized protein F54H12.2-like, with product MMRRDACECAKSQLDLFSVPPVVTSVQEGQWVRYSPLAPPSVAGPLQFNIANPVNAYIDLNQCYLRICLKIKNTDGTDATHDGDDRLVMSTVNNMMHSLFREVRVQVGHNQLEITPSMGTYPYRAYLETLLSYGKAAKGTHLQCPGWYTDEAGKMDDFNAVAQNVNAGLVARRRVILPTREVELTGRLHCDLFLQDRYLMDGVPMKLELIRSPSDFYLMSAGDVECRFELTKAEFYVRQVNIDPAIREQHVKHMSPGVTAKYPLTRVQVTAHDIPGGGRDFHKDQLVGGQLPKRVVLGLVDNDAFASSKEKNPFHFKHNNVTSLKLKLNGQEVHGTEIKSDFQNNSGSLKQLYMNLFRNTGHLWQEHPCNLTLDEFRNAFTLWVVDLTADLGADEGHNYPRHTGKLGLELQFAEPLPRPVTLVCYEEYESVLEIDRFCNALMV